The following proteins are encoded in a genomic region of Amia ocellicauda isolate fAmiCal2 chromosome 6, fAmiCal2.hap1, whole genome shotgun sequence:
- the slc9a2 gene encoding sodium/hydrogen exchanger 2: MEYLSHWKLTMTSLAFWIVLLSQIHGSCAEVGKMSTIPKHPQTQSTNEVQAFPDEEKNNLPVFTMNYPRIQVPLEITLWVLLASFAKIGFHVYHKITIWIPESCLLISIGLIVGGIMYSVKEVPPAVLSSNAFFLYMLPPIVLDSGYFMPTRPFFQNIGTVLWFAVIGTLWNSIGIGISLYAICQIEAFGIQDINLQENLLFGAIISAVDPVAVLTVFEDINVNEQLYIVVFGECLFNDAVTVALYNMLTFVAEMPEVESIDVFLGFGRFFIVGLGGVLFGFLFGFVAAFTTRFTTNVKEIEPLFVFMYSYLAYLIAELFSLSSIMAIVTCAVTMKYYVEENVSQRSCSTVRHVIKMFGTVSETLIFFFLGVVTITSDHEWNWAYICFTIFFCFFWRGIGVLVLTQIINPFRTIPFNFKDQFGLAYGGLRGAVCFALVFLLPHSIGRRNLFLTATIAVILFTVFIQGITIRPLIEYMNVRRTNRKLNTINFEIHSRVMEHTIVGIEDLCGQWSHYYWKDKFKRFNDRFLRKILIRENKAESSIVALYKKLELQNAMELLDTTGDISAAPSMTSLQDPKPPKPKTFLPDELRKMHELLSKNMYKIHERTIAYTNKRALPDDSKTKEILIRRHLSLRRSMRGGSFRRTEVDRPQKFFSLPTGQSLHSQLKHRKPSFTGSNAESEIDYPSARPTALPRRVQPGRTLSHAGAMMPLRRLDTLTEAADYSSSSQVEVINEGGSRRNKGAYRQGSSVSDSMVHVPRWRFGPPADRASNANEDQEEEDPRPPAGWTPEPHSRRDRGADNPLLRRPRDPYNH; the protein is encoded by the exons ATGGAATATTTATCTCATTGGAAATTGACAATGACTTCCCTGGCTTTCTGGATTGTCTTGTTGTCTCAAATCCATGGATCCTGTGCAGAAGTTGGCAAAATGTCTACAATACCCAAACATCCACAAACGCAGTCGACAAATGAAGTCCAGGCCTTCCCTGATGAGGAGAAAAATAACCTTCCAGTTTTCACCATGAACTACCCACGCATACAGGTGCCATTAGAAATAACGCTGTGGGTGCTTTTAGCGTCCTTTGCGAAAATTg gTTTCCATGTTTACCACAAGATAACCATATGGATCCCGGAGTCCTGTCTTTTGATTTCCATTGGATTAATTGTAGGAGGAATCATGTACTCTGTGAAGGAAGTGCCTCCAGCTGTGCTGAGCTCGAATGCCTTTTTCCTGTACATGCTGCCCCCCATTGTACTTGATTCGGGCTATTTTATGCCCACCCGACCCTTCTTCCAGAACATTGGCACAGTGTTGTGGTTTGCTGTGATTGGCACCCTGTGGAACTCCATCGGAATCGGAATCTCCCTTTATGCCATCTGTCAGATTGAGGCCTTTGGTATCCAGGACATTAACCTGCAGGAGAATCTGCTCTTTGGCGCTATTATCTCAGCGGTGGACCCCGTGGCAGTGCTGACAGTGTTCGAAGATATTAACGTGAATGAGCAGCTTTATATCGTGGTATTTGGGGAGTGTCTCTTCAATGATGCTGTCACTGTG GCATTATACAACATGTTGACTTTTGTGGCAGAAATGCCTGAAGTGGAATCCATTGATGTCTTCCTTGgctttggaaggtttttcattGTCGGCTTAGGAGGGGTGCTCTTTGGGTTTCTGTTCGGGTTCGTGGCAGCGTTTACCACCCGGTTCACCACAAATGTCAAAGAAATCGAGCCTCTCTTTGTCTTCATGTACAGCTACCTGGCCTATTTGATAGCTGAGCTGTTTTCCCTATCCAGCATCATGGC CATTGTAACGTGTGCAGTGACCATGAAGTACTATGTAGAGGAGAACGTGTCTCAGAGGTCCTGTTCGACTGTCAGGCATGTCATCAAGATGTTTGGCACTGTCTCCGAGACCCTCATCTTCTTCTTCCTGGGAGTTGTGACCATTACAAGTGATCACGAATGGAACTGGGCTTACATTTGCTTCACCATCTTCTTCTGCTTCTTTTGGCGAGGCATAG GTGTCCTTGTCTTAACACAGATTATCAACCCTTTTCGCACCATACCCTTTAACTTCAAAGATCAGTTTGGCTTGGCGTATGGTGGTCTTCGGGGCGCTGTGTGCTTCGCTCTGGTCTTTTTGTTGCCTCACAGTATTGGACGAAGGAATTTGTTTCTCACTGCCACCATTGCCGTGATCTTATTTACTGTCTTCATTCAG gGTATAACCATTCGGCCTTTGATTGAGTACATGAATGTCAGGAGGACAAACAGGAAACTAAATACTATTAATTTTGAAATCCACAGTCGG GTCATGGAGCACACAATAGTGGGTATTGAAGACCTGTGTGGGCAGTGGAGCCATTACTACTGGAAAGACAA GTTTAAACGATTTAATGACAGATTTCTTAGGAAAATTCTCATCAGGGAGAACAAGGCCGAGTCCAGTATTGTTGCTCTGTACAAGAAGCTAGAACTGCAGAATGCGATGGAGCTTCTCGATACAACTGGAGACATTAGTGCTGCTCCTTCTATGACTTCTCTACA GGACCCTAAACCTCCCAAACCAAAGACATTCTTACCGGACGAGCTGAGGAAAATGCATGAACTGTTGTCCAAAAATATGTACAAAATTCATGAAAGG ACCATTGCATACACAAACAAACGTGCGCTGCCCGACGACTCAAAGACTAAAGAAATTCTTATCCGTCGCCATCTCAGCCTTAGAAGAAGTATGAGAGGAGGAAGCTTCCGGAGAACT GAGGTTGACCGGCCCCAAAAGTTCTTTTCCCTTCCCACTGGCCAGAGCCTTCACTCACAACTCAAACACAGAAAACCTAGTTTTACAG GCAGCAACGCAGAATCGGAGATAGACTATCCTTCTGCCAGACCCACCGCGCTGCCGAGAAGGGTGCAGCCGGGCAGGACATTGTCCCATGCAGGTGCCATGATGCCGCTCCGAAGACTGGACACTTTGACGGAGGCGGCTGACTACAGCTCGTCATCACAAGTGGAAGTTATAAATGAGGGAGGAAGTCGGAGGAACAAGGGTGCCTACAGACAGGGGTCAAGCGTGAGTGATTCTATGGTGCATGTGCCAAGATGGCGGTTCGGCCCTCCTGCAGACAGAGCCTCCAATGCCAATGAAGACCAGGAAGAAGAGGACCCTCGGCCTCCAGCAGGCTGGACACCAGAGCCTCACAGCCGTCGGGACAGAGGGGCCGACAACCCCTTGCTGAGAAGACCCAGGGACCCTTACAATCATTGA